The nucleotide window GTGGATACTAAAACAATGACAATTGCAAGCGAGCGGAATCGCACTAACCCGTTAAGGAATCGTTCAATTATGGATGTAAATCTTGTCATGGAATGTTCAAATATAATTCATGTTCCCCGCGCACATCCTGCCCCGCGGAATGTTTTTTTTTTCTCTCTTCCTTAGCCACTGCTGACCAGCGTACCAGTTATATATTTAAAGTATGATCTCTGATCCGGAAAGGCCGGTCTTAACTGGCAAAGTGATATTTTTGTACTAAAACAGATAGAATTCAGGATTTCAAGGATATAGACGCAGAATAAAGATGATCACGCTCAGTATTCTGATAATCATTGCGCTGGTTTTGCCGCTTCTCTATGTTTACTCCCCTTATAAACGGCCGTTTCTGACAGAAAGTACCGTTTCCCTGAAAAAAACTCTGTTCTTTCGTCTCTACTATGCCTCCAAGTATCTCTCTCCGGTTAAAAAACCTTTCAGGGGGACAGAGCTGGAGCAGATTTTTACAAAAGATATGAGCCCTGATCCGGGGTGGACAGCTCTCCGCAATCTCCAACCTGTTGTGATAAAGGCTGTAGGGGATCTCATGTGCAGGAAGGATCTTACGGGAGAGGGTGGAAAGGGAATCTGGGATCAGATCGGGGCTGATGTATTCAGTGGTGATCTGAGAATAGCAAATATGGAATTTGCAGTAAACCCTGATTGTGTTATTGAGAATCTTCTGAGGTTTTCTGTCCCGGAGTTTTATGCCCTGCCGCTTCTGGGAGACAGCCGTTTTGGAAAATTTGATATTGTAAGTCTGGCCAATAATCATATTAACGACAGCCTCTCCGGAGGCATAATTTCTACCTGCGACTTCCTGGACAAAATGGAAATAGCTTATTCCGGTGCCTGCAGGACACCTGACGAGCGGGATCTTTTTCCAATTTTTAAGCGCGGGGGAATCAAAATAGCAGTGCTTTCGTATACATATTCCACAAATGGGATTGCCCTTGAGAGTCATTTTCAGCATGGAGTAAACAGGGTTAATTTCAATGCTTTGCAAGAGAGTGATTATGATTCTGCGGTGATTCACCGTCATGTCGAACTTGCTCGTTCCAGAGGTGCAGATTTTATCATAGCCTGCAATCACTGGGGAATTGAATTTGAGTACTATCCTCCTGAGAGAATTGTAAGGAGAGGACGGGAACTTCTGGATTCCGGAATCGACCTTATCATCGGTACCCACCCGCAAATTATCAATTTGTCGGAACGGTACAGGACAAAGGATGGACGTGAAGGTGTTATAATTTATTCACTGGGATCACTGACCTCTGCGGGGTTGAAATCTCCAGTTCAAAGAATGAGCCATCTGGCGGAAATGACACTGGAGACTGGCTATGGTACACAGGGAGAAAAGGTTGTAAGGCCTGGAAGTGTGAGGTTTACTCCGATTTTTCATTCAATGCGGCGAAAAGGCAGAATAATTGTTCATAAATTGCTCCCGGTTATTAAAACAGTAGAAAACCTTGAGAATGGAACGTCTGGCTGTGAACTCAGTCGAAGTGAAATCCGGATATTGCACAAGCTGTACAGGGAACACAGAAACCATTTCCGCCAGAATGGTTTTGAATACACTTGAGCGTTTTGCTGGCAAAAGTGACTAATCAAGTGTATTTTTCTAAAACACGGTGGAGTTCTAAAAAAACGTACGCATTTTAAAGGCTTCAGCAGGATAGGAGATAAATATGCTGGTTCAGGTTGAAATAGCGTCATTTGCAATGGATACCAGCCGTAATTCCCCTGTTATAATATTAAAGGAAGTCAGCGGAAAAAGAACGCTCCCGGTTCCGATCGGGCCACTTGAGGCAAGTGCTATTGCCATTGAATCTCTAAATGTTACTCCTGAAAAGCCTCTTACAATTGACCTGGTGAAAATTGTCCTTGAGCAAATGGGAGGTGCGCTTTCAAGGGTTGTTATTTACGATGTACAGGAACAATCGCTACTTTGCAGGCTTCAGGTCGCAAACGGCAGATCGGTACTCTTCATCGATTGCCGTCCATCCGATGCCATTGCACTGGCATTGCGCTGCGGCAGTCCTGTGTTTGTTCAGGATTCTGTGATGGAAAAGTTTGCACCTGAAAAAATGTCAGAGGCAGAGAAACTTAGAAATAACATTGCATCTATAGATACTACCGAATTCGGCAGATTTTTTTTGGAGTAGATCATGACAAAACTGTTTCTTAGTCTGACAATCTTTATTCTGCTGGCTGTACCGGAAAACTCCCGGGCTGCCACTGTTCTGGATAAAGCAACAGATTACTACAGGGCGGGGAACTACGATTCAACCATAACTGTTATTCGAAATCACCTCAAAAAGTACGGAAAAAGTAATGAGTCAGAAGAACTGGTGCCGCTTATCTCCGAGGCGCTTGTGAGAAAAGGTGATTATGAATCGGTGCACAGGCTCTTTTCCCTGTTCAGACAGAAATTTCCTCAGTCCCGTTTCATTCCCCGTTTATGGTATCTTGAGGGTGTGGCACTTGCCAGACAGGAAAGGTATTCCGGTTCGATCGCGGCATTTTCTGCATCTATAGCAGGCGGGGTATCACCCGTTCTGGATTCATTGACTCTTGCCAATACGGAGATTATCTGTCGTCAGTTGACTTCAGGAGAGATAAGTGAAATCGCTCAGATGTCGCTTAATCCCAGGCTGATGGAAATCATCCGGTATTATGAAATATCGGGTTATTACTCGATGGGGCAGTTCGCGAAAGTACAGAATCAGACAGAGGAATTCCGTAAATCTTTTCCCCGTTCAAGATTTGAACCGGCACTGAGGGATCTTGCTCTGAAGGCCAGAGAGAGGCAGCGGCAGACCCTGCAGATTGGAATACTCGCGCCGGTCTCAGGAGATGAGGCAGAAGTGGGTAAGAGAGTGGTTCAGGGTGCCCAGCTTGCCATCGAGCTTCTTAACAGACAAAATGGGATGAGTGTAAAGGATATCGTACTTGACACAAAGGGTAATATGGTGGAGACTGCCCGCCGCACCAGAGAGTTTCTGGAGGATCACAGGGTTCCTGTGATTGTCGGGCCGGTTCTGAGCCATACGGCGACTGTCTGCGCGGCAATGTCGGTCGGTAAACCGGTAGTGATGATCTCGCCATCAGCAACAGATGACGGTATCGCAGGCCTGGGCAGGAATATTTTTCAGATGAATGTGACCATGGGTGTTCTGGGTAGGAAGGTGGCGCGGTATGCCATGGATAATCTTAACATCAGAGAATTCGCCATCATGGCACCGCAGACTTCTTACGGCAGGCTGATGGTGGAAAGCTTCAAAGATGAACTCAGGAAAAAAAATATGGAGGTGGTTGCTGAGGAGTACTTTGAGGAGGGTGCCAATGATTTCGGCCCCCAGTTCATGAGACTGCGCTCAAAGCTTCTTTACCGTCACCTTGAAAAAGTCGCCCTTGACAGAGGACAGGATTTCAAAGGAAAAATTTCCAGGTCCGACAGCCTCAAATACATCGATTCTACACTGTCGGTTGGCGGTCTGTTTATTCCCGCTGATGTTGAAGATGTGGTGATGCTTGCTCCTCAGGCCATTTTTCACCGTATCCGCACTCAGATGCTGGGGTCCAATGGATGGCACAACCAGAAGACTATCCAGGATGGCAGGCAGTATGTGAGAAATACCATTATCTCTACAAGCTTTGATATTAATCAGAGCAGCAGTGAATGGCAGGAATTCAGAAATGCTTACAAGGCCAGATTCAACTCTGAACCGGATCGTGTTGCAGCACTGGGCTACGATGCAGCCTCTTTGGCGATGAAGGCGTTAAAGGAGGTTGGGGATGATCCGCAGAAACTTACTGAGATATTGCTCAGGAAACAGGAGTACAATGGACTCTCAGGTAAAGTGTCCTTTGATGAAAACAGCGGTACAAACAACGAAGCTGTTATCATGAAAATCTCAGAGAATGGATTTGTAAGAGTTCAGTGATCATTTTCAGGAATGCCAGGTCTGCTTTCCCCGGAATTATCCTTCGATTCTTATTCCAGGCTCAATAATTATTTTCTAGTAGGTTGTTATTTCTCGGTCGGATTTGTACTCTTAAAATCTGATCATCCTGGCTTTTATCTACCGGAAGAAAAATGGTAACTGTTTTTTATTTCTTGAAAGAAGCCGTGAGAGGGTTTTATCAGGCCAAACTGATGACCTTTGTGTCAATAGTTTCCATTGCTGCTTCTCTGTTTTTCATGAGCATTGTTGCACTGGGGCTGTTGAATATTCAGAATATCCTTAAGAAGACAAAGGACCAGCCTGAGATGGCGGTTTATATTTCCGATGCAATAAAGGAAGGCTCTCCAGAGATGGATTTGCTTATTGAGCAGATATCCGGGATGTCTGAGGTAAGGAATGTGGTTCTGATAACAAAAGATTCAGCCTGGAAGAGGTTCTCAGAGATTCACGGGCAGGAGATGCTGGAGTCTGTTGACCAGAATCCTCTTCCATCAACATTGGAGCTGTATCTCTCTGAGCGGCACAGATCCAGCATTGCCGCACAGGACCTGCAGCAGAAAATCCAGCTGATCGAGGGAGTGGAGAGTGTCAGATACTCCAGGGAATGGATAGATCTTATAGAGCGGTTCAGGTGGTATTTCTTCACAAGTGCAGCAGTGATCGCGCTTATAATGGCTTTTGTGCTCCATTTCATGATCTCAAACACGATAAAACTGACAATTTATGCACGTAAAGAACTGGTGCAGAACATGCATCTGGTTGGAGCTACCAAAACTTTTATAAATATGCCGTTTCTGCTGGAGGGGATGCTTCAGGGACTAATCGGAGGATTGATCTGTATTGCAGCCCTGTTCTTTGTTAAAGTGTCTTTGGTGCGAGTCACCCTTTTGTGGGGGCCTGAAAGTCTGCCTTTGATCATTCTGGCGATAGGGGTGTTTTTCGGTTGGATAGGAAGTCTCAGTGCTGTCCGAAAATTTCTGGCTTGACTGCTGTTTTCCTGGCAATCGGTTTTTTATCCGTTGCTTATGCGGAAGATGCCGATATATCCGCCTTTGACAGGGAGATCCGAAGCAGGTCGGGTGCTTTGGATTCTATCAGAAATGAGCTGGAGCGGGGAAGGGCTAAACTGAAGGTGCTTCAGAAAGAAGAGGGCAATTACCTGGAGCGGCTGGAACAGATCGAGAAAAATATCAGCGCATCACGAACGTATCTGAATGTAATGGAGCAGCGTATAGATTCGGTTGGACAGGTGATCGTTGCACTGCAGGATTCCCTTGTCACTGCGGAAAAACTCCTTGAAAAACGCCAGACTGCCATGAAAAAACGGCTCCGGCAGGCATACATGTCAGGCTCCCCTCATCCTTTGCTCCTGATATTGAACTCCAGAAGTCCGATGGATTTCATTCATCGTACAAGGTATATTGAGGAACTTAACAGGTATGACAGGGAACTTGTAAAGGAGATAACTGAGGCCAGGGAGAAGGTTGACCGCAGCAGAAAAGAACGGGAGCAGGAAAAGGAGAGGCTGGCAAAGCTTCTGGAAGTAAAGCAGGAGGAGCAGCAGGCATTTCTCAAGGAGGAATCGCTACGCAGGACCATGCTTGAGAGTGTCCGGTCAAAAAAGAAGGTTTTTACTGCCATGATTGCCGAGTTGGAGGCTGCACAGAGAGAGCTCAATACGATAATCAGGCAGCTTGAGCAGAAGAGGAAGAAGGCCGAACAAAAGAAGAAACAGCAGCAGAAAAGCAGCGTACTTGCTTTTGACAAAAAAAAGGGGAAGCTGCCCTGGCCTGTAAAGGGGCCGATTCTGGCAAAATACGGCAAAGTGGTCCATCCTGTGTATCAGACAGTTACAATGAATAACGGCCTTGACATAGGGGCAAAGATGGGGTCTCCGGTCAGTTGTGTGGCTTCAGGGACCGTGATCCATGTAGGATGGATGAGGGGGCTTGGGAGGCTTGTTATAGTGGATCATTCCGACGGGTATATTACTATTTATGCCCACCTCGATAAGATAAATGTTGATCTCGATCAGGAAGTAAGTCTGGGAACGGTTCTGGGTCATGTTGGAGATTCTGGATCTTTAGGCGGAGAGAAACTTCATTTCGAGATACGAAAATCCACCAGTTCACTCAATCCGATGGAATGGCTTGAAGGAGCAGGAAAATAAATGTCATCTATAATTTGGAGAAACCTTGCCGGGCAGGAGAGGGTGAAGGAATTTCTGGACTCCGCTTTTCAGAAGGGTACTCTGGGGCATGCTTTTCTTTTCTGCGGTGAAAGAGGGACCGGAAAATTCGCTGCCGGTATTGATCTTGTGATGTCGCTTTTATGCACCTCCAGTGAAAACCGCCCTTGCTGGGAGTGTGAATCCTGTCGCAAGATACGCAACTATGCTCATCCCGATTTTCACGCGCTGATGCCTGTTGTTTTGCAGAAAGAGCATCGCTCGGACGGAAAGCTCAGTGATGCCGGATGGCAGCATATTTCAAAGAGTGTCAAAGACAGGGTTGACAATCCGTATGCTCCGCGCGATTCCTCAGGAATTCCCTCGATATCTCTGGAATGGCTAAAGGAGATTAATCATGCTGTAATGCGAGGACCTTTGGAGGGTGACAGGAATGCAGTGATCATAGACGGGGTCGATCTGATGAAAAAGGAATCTGCCAATGCCATGCTCAAGACCCTTGAGGAACCGCCAGCTGGTTCAACATTGATTTTAATGACCGAGCGGATTCATGCTGTTTTACCAACTATCATATCGCGCTGTCAGATTGTGAGATTTTCTTTTCTGCCGCCGGAGATTATAAGATCTGAACTGATTTCCCGTTATGGTATTGATTCTGATGATCCACGGCTTGAGACAGTAATTTACACCGGGTCGATTGGAGAGGCGATTAATCTCTGGGAGAATCCTCAGGATGAGATAACTGCTGAGGCGATGGAATTCTGGAAATACTGCTGTGCGCAGGATTGGAATTCGGTAGCCCGGATGATTGACAGGATCGATCAGGCTGACAATTTCGGGAACTGTGAAGGCATGTTCCTTCAATTGATGAATCATATCAGAAGCTCTTTTTTCCGGAAGCTCAATGGTACTGAAAACTATATTATGAGCCGGGGAATTCCAGCCCTGGATCTGAAGAACGCTGATACTCCGGAAGGGATGGAGAAGCTGGTTCTGGAATGCGAGAAAGCTTTAGGGCAGATACGTGTCAGGGTCAGTGTTTCACTTGTACTTGTAAATTTCGCAATTTCTGTAATGGAGATATTGAATGGCAAAAAACAGTAAGCTGGTCGAGGTTGTATTCAAGGGGGAACGCCGTGCTATCTACCGCGACCGTAATGACCTTGAAATTGCTGAGGGAGAGTATGTCATAGTTGAAGCTGAGCGGGGTCAGGATCTCGGGAAAGCATCATTAGTAGGCTCTCTTGTCAGGCTGAAGCGGGGTAAGGGCGAAACCAGGAGTATTATTAGAAAAGCCGTTGAACATGATCTCGAAATAATGGAGAAGAATAAGGAAAAAGAAAAAAGCGCATTCAAGACCTGTAAGGAAAAGATCAAAGAATACAAGCTGGATATGAAGCTTGTCGATGTAGAGATTCAATTCGACGGAAGCAAGATCACCTTCTATTTCACTGCTGCGCAGCGTGTCGATTTCAGGGAGCTTGTCAAGGATCTGGCATCTATTTACCGTACAAGAATCGAACTTCGTCAGATAGGTGTCAGGGATGAATCAAAGAGGATCAGCGGCTATGGAATCTGCGGAAGGAAACAGTGCTGCAGCGCATTTCTGGTTGAGTTTGAGCAGATCACTACCCAGATGGCCAAAGATCAGCAGCTTGCACTTAACCCATCCAAGATCTCCGGAAACTGCGGGCGTCTCCTCTGCTGTCTGCGCTACGAGGATGAGGCTTATCTTGAGATTTTCAGGAAATTTCCACCTCTGGGCAGCCGCATCACTCTGAACGGTAAGAGAGGTATTCTAAATTACATCAACATATTCCAGAATAAAGGGTTGTTACATTATGAAGACGGGGGGCAGGAATGGTTGACTCCCGAAGAACTGAAGAAAGGAACAGTGGAAAATGTCACCTGAAGACAATTCAGGAGAAAAGCGGTTTCTGGTTACAAGTGCATTACCTTATGCAAACAATGATATTCATCTGGGACATCTGCTTGAAGCTGTTCAGACAGATGTTTTTGTGCGATATCAAAAGCTCCTGGGCAACCAGGCAGTTTATATCTGTGCGGATGATACCCATGGTACCCCGATTGAACTCTCCGCCATAAAAAGAGGAATCACCCCTGAGCAGCTTGTCGATGAGGCCAGAAAAGGTCATCTGAGGGACTACACCGGTTTTAACATCTCTTTTGATATATTCTATACAACCAATTCCGAAGAAAACAGACACTATGCTGAATTGATTTACGATAATCTCCGGAAAAACGGGCTGATCGTTGAACGGGAACTCGATCAGTATTACTGCAAAAAAGACAAGCGTTTCCTTCCGGATCGCTTTATTATGGGGATTTGCCCAAAATGTAAATCACCAAATCAATACGGTGATGTCTGTGAAGCCTGCGGGGCTACATACGAACCCACAGAACTGTGTGAACCACGCTGTTTTATCTGCGGAGAAGTACCGGTACTGAAAAAATCGAGTCACTTCTATGTACAGCTTTCCAAATGCGAGAGCTTTCTGAGAGATTTTATCAGCAAAGATGTGCTGCAGGAGGATATGCGCAATTTTGTCAAATCGTGGATAAATGATTTGAGAGAATGGTGCATTTCCCGTGACGGGCCTTATTTCGGGTTTAAAATCCCGGGCACAGAAGACAAATATTTCTACGTGTGGCTCGATGCTCCTGTGGGTTATATCTCATCTACCGAAAAGTGGTGCAAAGATACAGGACAGAGGCTTGAGGACTACTGGGGGCATGGGAGCGGAACGGAAATAGTTCATTTCATAGGTAAAGATATAGTCTATTTTCATGCGCTGTTCTGGCCTGTCATGCTTACAAACTCCGGCTTCAATCTTCCATCCAGAATAATGGTCCATGGCTTTCTCAATATAAACGGTGAGAAAATGTCCAAATCAAGAGGGACTTTTATTCTTGCCAGGGAGTTCCTTGACAAGGTAAAACATCCTCAGGCCCCTGAATACCTTAGATTCTATTTCGGCTCCAAACTCATGCCAAATACTGCCGATATAGATCTCAATGGTGATGAACTGATAAATAAAGTCAACACAACTCTCGCTAACAATATCGGAAACCTTCACCACAGGACATTCGTTTTCTGCGACAGGTATTTCGAAAAGAGAGTCCCTGATGTGCACTGGGATGAAGCTGTGGCAACGATAGTGGATGAGGCTGCAAACGAGATCAGTGGATACTACGATCGTTGTGAGTTCAAATCGGTTGTGGAGAAGGTTCACGCACTGGGAAGTCTTGGAAACAAGTATTACCAGGACAGCAAGCCATGGGAGCTTATAAAGACCTCCAAAGAAAAAGCCGCAGAGGTGATGGTGACATGTGTCAATCTGATCAAAGCCATAGCGGTTTTCCTCAAGCCGATTACTCCTGAAATGTCAGCAAGAGTGGAGAGACAGCTTGGGGAGGTTTTCAGTTGGAAAGATTACCGGTTTTCTATCAAAAATAAACCACTCGATGCAACCGAAAAGCTCGTGAAACCTCTGGAGACAGAAGACATCGCACCGCTTTTTACTGCAGTAGTCAAAAAGGAACAGAATGAGCAGGGACTTATCGACATAGATCAGTTTAAAAGCCTTGACCTGAGAATTGCTGTAGTCAAGAGTGCCGAGAAAGTGGAAAAATCGAATAAACTTCTGAAACTTCAGGTGGAAATAGGCAACGAAAAGCGGCAGATCGTAGCTGGTCTGGCACAGCATTATTCTCCTGAGCAGCTTACAGGACGGCAGGTAGTGGTTGTTGCCAATCTGAAACCGGCGTCCCTTTTCGGTCTGAAGTCCGAAGGGATGCTTCTTGCGGCCAGAAATACGGATGGGTCGCTTGTGATTCTGCAACCGGAAAAAGAAGCTGTGTCAGGAGCAAAGGTTTCATGACCTGGCTGGCAACGCCAAGAGAACGGGTTACAGTCAAAACGGTCGATTCAGAAATTGTCAACCGGCTGAAAACAGAACTGAACGTCTCTGATGCCATTGCTG belongs to Fibrobacter sp. and includes:
- a CDS encoding CapA family protein, yielding MITLSILIIIALVLPLLYVYSPYKRPFLTESTVSLKKTLFFRLYYASKYLSPVKKPFRGTELEQIFTKDMSPDPGWTALRNLQPVVIKAVGDLMCRKDLTGEGGKGIWDQIGADVFSGDLRIANMEFAVNPDCVIENLLRFSVPEFYALPLLGDSRFGKFDIVSLANNHINDSLSGGIISTCDFLDKMEIAYSGACRTPDERDLFPIFKRGGIKIAVLSYTYSTNGIALESHFQHGVNRVNFNALQESDYDSAVIHRHVELARSRGADFIIACNHWGIEFEYYPPERIVRRGRELLDSGIDLIIGTHPQIINLSERYRTKDGREGVIIYSLGSLTSAGLKSPVQRMSHLAEMTLETGYGTQGEKVVRPGSVRFTPIFHSMRRKGRIIVHKLLPVIKTVENLENGTSGCELSRSEIRILHKLYREHRNHFRQNGFEYT
- a CDS encoding bifunctional nuclease family protein encodes the protein MLVQVEIASFAMDTSRNSPVIILKEVSGKRTLPVPIGPLEASAIAIESLNVTPEKPLTIDLVKIVLEQMGGALSRVVIYDVQEQSLLCRLQVANGRSVLFIDCRPSDAIALALRCGSPVFVQDSVMEKFAPEKMSEAEKLRNNIASIDTTEFGRFFLE
- a CDS encoding ABC transporter substrate-binding protein, whose protein sequence is MTKLFLSLTIFILLAVPENSRAATVLDKATDYYRAGNYDSTITVIRNHLKKYGKSNESEELVPLISEALVRKGDYESVHRLFSLFRQKFPQSRFIPRLWYLEGVALARQERYSGSIAAFSASIAGGVSPVLDSLTLANTEIICRQLTSGEISEIAQMSLNPRLMEIIRYYEISGYYSMGQFAKVQNQTEEFRKSFPRSRFEPALRDLALKARERQRQTLQIGILAPVSGDEAEVGKRVVQGAQLAIELLNRQNGMSVKDIVLDTKGNMVETARRTREFLEDHRVPVIVGPVLSHTATVCAAMSVGKPVVMISPSATDDGIAGLGRNIFQMNVTMGVLGRKVARYAMDNLNIREFAIMAPQTSYGRLMVESFKDELRKKNMEVVAEEYFEEGANDFGPQFMRLRSKLLYRHLEKVALDRGQDFKGKISRSDSLKYIDSTLSVGGLFIPADVEDVVMLAPQAIFHRIRTQMLGSNGWHNQKTIQDGRQYVRNTIISTSFDINQSSSEWQEFRNAYKARFNSEPDRVAALGYDAASLAMKALKEVGDDPQKLTEILLRKQEYNGLSGKVSFDENSGTNNEAVIMKISENGFVRVQ
- a CDS encoding ABC transporter permease, with the protein product MVTVFYFLKEAVRGFYQAKLMTFVSIVSIAASLFFMSIVALGLLNIQNILKKTKDQPEMAVYISDAIKEGSPEMDLLIEQISGMSEVRNVVLITKDSAWKRFSEIHGQEMLESVDQNPLPSTLELYLSERHRSSIAAQDLQQKIQLIEGVESVRYSREWIDLIERFRWYFFTSAAVIALIMAFVLHFMISNTIKLTIYARKELVQNMHLVGATKTFINMPFLLEGMLQGLIGGLICIAALFFVKVSLVRVTLLWGPESLPLIILAIGVFFGWIGSLSAVRKFLA
- a CDS encoding peptidoglycan DD-metalloendopeptidase family protein; amino-acid sequence: MTAVFLAIGFLSVAYAEDADISAFDREIRSRSGALDSIRNELERGRAKLKVLQKEEGNYLERLEQIEKNISASRTYLNVMEQRIDSVGQVIVALQDSLVTAEKLLEKRQTAMKKRLRQAYMSGSPHPLLLILNSRSPMDFIHRTRYIEELNRYDRELVKEITEAREKVDRSRKEREQEKERLAKLLEVKQEEQQAFLKEESLRRTMLESVRSKKKVFTAMIAELEAAQRELNTIIRQLEQKRKKAEQKKKQQQKSSVLAFDKKKGKLPWPVKGPILAKYGKVVHPVYQTVTMNNGLDIGAKMGSPVSCVASGTVIHVGWMRGLGRLVIVDHSDGYITIYAHLDKINVDLDQEVSLGTVLGHVGDSGSLGGEKLHFEIRKSTSSLNPMEWLEGAGK
- the metG gene encoding methionine--tRNA ligase; the protein is MSPEDNSGEKRFLVTSALPYANNDIHLGHLLEAVQTDVFVRYQKLLGNQAVYICADDTHGTPIELSAIKRGITPEQLVDEARKGHLRDYTGFNISFDIFYTTNSEENRHYAELIYDNLRKNGLIVERELDQYYCKKDKRFLPDRFIMGICPKCKSPNQYGDVCEACGATYEPTELCEPRCFICGEVPVLKKSSHFYVQLSKCESFLRDFISKDVLQEDMRNFVKSWINDLREWCISRDGPYFGFKIPGTEDKYFYVWLDAPVGYISSTEKWCKDTGQRLEDYWGHGSGTEIVHFIGKDIVYFHALFWPVMLTNSGFNLPSRIMVHGFLNINGEKMSKSRGTFILAREFLDKVKHPQAPEYLRFYFGSKLMPNTADIDLNGDELINKVNTTLANNIGNLHHRTFVFCDRYFEKRVPDVHWDEAVATIVDEAANEISGYYDRCEFKSVVEKVHALGSLGNKYYQDSKPWELIKTSKEKAAEVMVTCVNLIKAIAVFLKPITPEMSARVERQLGEVFSWKDYRFSIKNKPLDATEKLVKPLETEDIAPLFTAVVKKEQNEQGLIDIDQFKSLDLRIAVVKSAEKVEKSNKLLKLQVEIGNEKRQIVAGLAQHYSPEQLTGRQVVVVANLKPASLFGLKSEGMLLAARNTDGSLVILQPEKEAVSGAKVS